caaataaaatacactgaTGTGGTATAATATCCGGGAGATCGTTGATGTATGTGAGAAATAGTAAAGGACCGAGGGAAGCATTGGATTTACCAATACATTCACTTAAGAAATATGTAAAGTCCGGTCTGTTACGTAAAGCATACTACACTGTTCAAGAATATATCAATGACAAAAATGCATGGCCTTCTataactaaaacttaatgaATGAATAATGAATGATAACATTTATAATATGTTAGAAGCAAATTTCATAGGTTATTTGTTGTTAAGTTATATTGTTTCTgtaaatttgttatttattttttaatttattttaatgtaattttgacgattcgaaagaggttgtaaaatcctacttgaataaacgatattttatctttatcttatcttatctttatacccttgtgtataaagaagtttataagtttcatattcgatggtccgagctaaggttcgtaaagccatgaagccgagctgataatcattgacgctaaacgccgatcgaaacgcagtctgaagtaggtgataaacgtacgatacgagcaggtatgcgtacttatggctcgaccacctttttcgattgtgtgtcaccgtaagtacgcgtaaaaaccgctgcgcatagtagtcgaccatccaacgcgtacttgctcgtacgcctatcacccacttgacgtcgcgccaacactttatggaaaaagcgggttttcgacaactaagtaccaataagattttagacattcaaaaatcttcaataatgctcaactgtttcggtcgcactcgttcaaatataggataggattggtatgagcgagacggtcaggagattgattgtcaacatgatatctatcataaacaccgttcgaaatggcctcattaaaatctaaattttaaatatattgaaagtaatattactaatcattgacgtcacgctcaaaatgaaagagatagaaaatttgacagtatggtactcatttgcatgattgtcataattcaaaataagaacgatggtttgcgttgtaaacagggactgaaacatgacacgggcccctagcgtcatctatatacttttcactgtatcacttgtaatgccgttgaactaccgcgtgcgtatttaaaaaaaaaacgacatttttattcaaatgacactcttagtgacatctagtgacatagatttacggctgccaacggggtacggtatttagtatggactctgctggtcctttataatcgtccttgctaTTAGTATCTAGTTTGTATAATAGAGGAGCTTGAAACATGGTACAACTTCGTGTTGCGAAGTTCGTAACGGCTGAAATAGAGGCTGTTTTGTCTCTGGCTGTCAGGTACTACCTAATATAAAGTTGGTCTGCAACTTTGCATCATTTAGTAGCACGGAAATTGTTCACGCTCGCTGTGGGCTCTCAGGAGACTGAAGTCTGAATGTATTCATGGGGTAGATTGTGTTACTTGTATTTCAGGAGGCACTCTAATATCGCTTGATAAGGGTTTCTGGGAGTATGGTCGAACGTTCATACGAATCAAACGCAAAAATTACATAGTTTACTCAACTATTACTAACGTACTGGAGGGTTACTCAGGTACCTTCttaaattgaaataattaaattgaaGTAATAACTTTCTTCGAGTAAATCGATTTACTGAAGGCTTGTGATCACGACAACGAATCACGCGACGTCTCGTCTTTGGTTTTTACTTTCAGTATCAATGCCTTGGAAGTAGCTACGTACATGGTCGATACCATAAGTACTTAataaagtacttacctatattagtatcaacctgccgaaccctacgccgagtcagaggacgcaacggagccacgctgttatgTCGTCGCCTacataaatagaatattgttatgtttttctctctgttttgtattttttaatatgtgatatatattgttttttttttttagtttcacagtgccttagttttTACTGTTATGTTGTGTaacttttatttgaataataaaataaataaataaatttcgaCAAATGACACATAAACACATTAAAACCGTGCAGTGGTCCGCTTTATATAAGTTCTACAGCCAAAATAACTAGGTAGGTTAATAGTGCTTTGCATAACAAGTGGTGTTGATTTCCTGATGATGGTGAGGTCAGATTTAGAATTCTCTTAAAACCTGAATTTGTAATTTAACCGTCAGCGGCGCAGGGTAGCAACATAATTTTCTCGAGTGTTTTGTGTTATAAAATTCTGCCAGGTGGATTTACAGGGACCTCGGACACCTGAGCTGCTcgacgaaacgctcacgaaacgcaaGATATCTAACGCCTTTTTGATTCGCTTTTAGCCATTCGGCTATGAGCTGCTTGCATATTAGCGGTTGCCGGAAGAACAGAAAGCGCCATTTCAGTAGCTCGAAATCTCGTGACCTTCTAAGGGTCTGAACTAGGTACGCAGCCTACCCCGAGATCTAAATATAGGCCACGTGATACTCAGTGGCACCGCGCCTTGCACCGCCTGCCACGCGTGCCCCTATTACTGCACATCACTACTTGACATGCATGGGCCTGATAACCCGCCCGCACGGAAGGTATAGGTCAAATGGCATAATACGCCCCATTACCGCAGGCTACAGCGCTGTTGACTGCCCTATATCTTGGGAGTACTTATTAAGCCAAGATTCAGCTCTTTCAATACGATGTCTAGAATCTAACCACGCTGAATTTGCGCAAAATTGGCAGTAACAATGATTACATGCCTTTATCGGTGTTTTAGCTCTATACCTGATATAATTACTTACTTGTCCTGGAAACTAAACCGATCTGGTCAAACTCTACTTACAAGAATTTAATTAAAGATAACATGAAACGATAACATGATGATAATTAATGATAAGTAACATGAAATCAACTGGTACCTTTCATGGTCAGCATTTAATCAATCTTCTCTTCTTCATCGAAATATTGGAAGTCTTACTTTTAGTCTTTGCTTTTAGGAACGGTGTATTTTCAGGACCAGTAAAAGCTTTTCTCGGCAGTCTCATGCTGGTTAAGGCTAGAATGCCTAGTGCCTTTCTATTTGGCAGAGAAGTTCttttttaatgtatgtataAAGCAAACCGAGCAAacaatcaatatttttaaatagtaaaCGGACGTATTAGAATTTTTTCATAGAAGTAGGATGACAGAAATGTCAAGACTCATTTTCAAATGGCGTGAAAAAAGACAACCTCTTGTCTgcctctctatcactcttcctaTAGAGAGATAAAGAGGCAGCATGCAGCAGTGGTATTTATGATTATTGTGTACAGGGGCCAATAGTAGGATTACAGAAATGTCAAgactaaaatgcaaaaaatgcattaTTCTGGGATAATTCAAAAAATGCATTATTCTGGGATAATTCTGGGGTATTTGGATTTGGGATGAATTTGCCGCTCTCTTCTACGGGCAAAGTCGTTCTCAGTCTTGCATGATGTAGTGAATCTTTTTTCAAAAGCGGGTAAAGGGTCAACtcaaatatctttattttttctgtgttgGCTGCATTGGCCGTGATAGCTGTCACTGTCAGTGTCAACGTCATTGAGCCGTCACCTGTCCTGAAACAAAACATTGAAAATCCATTTCTAATTAGCATGGCACCATAaaaatccaaaactaaccattATTAACGTgctgtatataaataagtaacaaAACACAATGTTTGCCAAACCCTTCAAGGTCAAATCCAACAACAGCCTCAAGAATTCGGAGAAGTAAGTTGTCCAATTCGCGCGTAAAGTTTTCGACAAGTTTTTGGACGTTTTCATGTGATAACCTGTGTTTTTCAGGAAGCACCTAGTGCAGAGGATAGTAGATGAGTTCCCTGCAGCTACAGAGGAGGTGGCGAAGGAGCTGGTGCCCATGAAGAGCAGCTGCAGCTGCGTGAAGGTGACGGCGCACAGCGGGGAGGTGGCGGACGTGTACGTGGTGAGCGGGGCGGCGCTGCTGCTGGACGTGCGCGGCGCGCTGCTGCCCACCGCGGCGGCGCTGTGGCGCGCGCGCGGCCTGCTGCCCGCGCTCACCGTGCACGAGCCAGTGCTTGCTAAGGTAACTAAACATTCCTGTGAGCGGGGCGGCGCTGCTGCTGCACGTGCGCGGCGCGCTGCTGCCCACCGCGGCGGCGCTGTGGCGCGCGCCCGGCCTGCTGCCCGCGCTCACCGTGCACGAGCCAGTGCTCGCTAAGGTAACTAAACATTCCTGTGCAGTGTTATTTTATAATGCACAATGCTTTATCAAATGGTAATATAATCTGCACACTGTCTTGTACTAACCATACAATTGTCAAGTAGTATATTAGCTCCTAATTTCTTGATACTAGCAATATATTCCTATCCCTTGGACTGTTCAATTAAAAAAAGTGGAGATGTGTCGCGCCAAGTTTCTTATTGCCAGACTGCCAGTCTCTTATTGGTATATGCTCCTCCAATTTCAGAGGGACTTAAATTCTATATTAGAGCTTTTTCATTGTAATTGCATTCTTTTTTAGTATCATGTAAATAGGTATCTTATCAGATGTTTAGTTTCttgcattaaaaaatatacccTGAACAAATATTATCacatttagaaataaaataacacaGAGAAACACAGACtgtaatcaaaaataaaaaggtaATAAAAAGAGTCATCTACAGTAAATgcattgattatttatttatttatttatttatttatgttatggagaaccaacagctataAAACTAGCAGTATACAACAAGATATGATTcagaaagccaattacaggatctCACAGATAGATAcaaagtaatattaattaaactaaTGCTAGCACTTATACCAACGCACACACATGCTCACAAAAGTGGAATATAAAGAAAGAGAAAACAAAACAGAAAGTTAAGTAAGATGAATGCAATAACAGTCAACATaagtattcaattaaaaaggaaaagaaataattataataataatcacTCACAAAGAACACCGCTTAACCAATAATTGCCTCACATTCGAAActttacaattaaaaatatcAATGTCAATGTCCTTCGACAACTCATTCAGCCGACGACTCGCTCGAACTAGGAAGCTATTCTGTCTATACCTGGATGATGCAGTCTTGACAGATAAAGGGGGATAGTACCTCTTAGAACGAAAGGGGGTATTAAAAGCAAGCTTACCAAGTAACTCGGAACAATCAGCTGCACCACTGGTAATATTCAAGAGAAAGGAAATATCAGATATGTCACGTCTTTTTCTCAGTGGTAATAGGTGGTGCTTcttacaaatacttaaataactgGACGAACTATAGTAATGCTTTAGTTTGTAGCataaaaattttataaatttttgttgCACGCGCTCAATCCGGTCCACATAAGTGTTATAGCAAGGGTTCCAAACCTGTGATGCGTATTCTAATTTACTCCTCACGTATGAACAATAAAGGACTTTAAGGGTTTTAGCTTGAGTGAAGTATATGGAATTACGCATTATAAAACCTAGAGATTTAAGTGCCCCACTAATAATGCTATCAATGTGCCTATCGAATAAAAGTTTGGAGTCATGAATAACCCCCAAGTCCTTCATGTAGGTTACTCGCTCAAGCGGGTGGCCTTTAAGTGTATATGATGTAGAAGTCAGGTTACGTTGACGGGAAAATGTAATAGAAAAACACTTGGAAGGATTTAGCTCTAGCTTATTAACTTCGCAGTACTCATCCAGGCGTTCTAGATCGGACTGCAAAGACATGAAGTCATGATTGGATTTTACCTTATTAATGATTTTCATGTCATCCGCGAAGCAAAGAAGTTTCGAATGCAAAAAACACTTGCCTATATCGTTAACAAAAATGTTGAATAAAAGTGGACCGAGCAAAGACCCTTGAGGGACGCCACTTGGGACTGTCACCCATCCAGATATATAGTTATTAACCACGACAGCTTGAGACCTATTATTGATATAAGAGGAGAACCACCTTAGCAAATCCCCATGTATTCCCATGTCATATAACTTGCATAGCAATAAGCCATGGTCTATCCTGTCAAAACACTTGCTATAGTCAGTATAAATAACGTCGACCTGAAGGCCACTGTCCATAGCTTCGGTGACGTAATCATTTAGTAGAACAAGATTTGATACAGTTGACCTACGTTGCAAAAACCCATGCTGAAAATCACTAAAAGAACACTTAAAAGTGTCATAAACTTGTTTGAACACaattttttctaatatttttgaaaGTATACATAGTTTCGATATCGGTCTATAATTAGTTATTTCAGTTTTAGGTCCCTTTTTATGAACAGGGGTGATAAAAGCTGACTTCCATATGGAGGGAATTAAACTTTCAGCGAACGATCGCCGAAAAAGTAAAACAATTGGGCTTGCCAAACTCTCAGCACAGTTAATTAGAAACTGAGCAGGTAACTCATCAGGCCCTGGGGACTTGGAAGGATCTAGTTTTAGTAATAAGTTAGTGACAACGTCCGGATTAATTTCGATTCTATTTAAACTAGCCGTGGACTCGTTACTACACGAGGGTAAACGGTCAATATTAGGAGGGCTCGAGGTTGTGAATGTGGTAAAAAAGTACTCTGAAAAAGCATTACAAATATCAAAACCTGAATTAACTATTCTGTCCCCATACTTCAGGCTGCCGGGTAAACTATGGGAGGATGATTAAAAGGCAAGCTACATGCATTTCAGATTCAAGGAGGTGCACCCTTATACCTGCCAGGAGTGGTGATACCGACTGGCGGCACGGGCTTCCCAGTCTTTGCTCGTGGGGCTGCCATAGCCGTACGGACGACGGACAATGCTGCCGCTGGCGCTGTCGGTCGGGCGGCACTGGCGTCGGGGGAGATGCTGATGAAAGTTGGGTGAGAATAATATATTACTGTTATTCTTTAATCTTGATAGAGTTTGCTGTTTAAtttctcatatttttttttacttttatttttttatttaaattacttgtGTTGCTGAAACTGAAAATAAAACTAACTCTTAAattctttatattttttcttgatGAACAACTtcatcattttaacatttttaactaCTAAGCTTGGAAGGCTACAACTTTAGCTACTTAGACAATAGTAGCATTTTGTCCTTCTGGTAGAGCTCATTGTTGTTGCTTAACATCATAATGGTATAAGACCTATATATCTAAGAGGTTTTTTGAACTGTAAAAATGTTAACAGTAATATAATAATCTCTTTAATATTTTCTTTGTGGTGtttcaaaacattattttctaaaaagtagttttatttttattgttaaacCTTTGCATAAGAATTTCAACAGCTAGTTTTTTGTGTTCTAGAGGTGTATGCATGGAGATGGTCCACTGGGTGGGCGACACGTTAAGCCGCGAGCCCAAGTTCGGTCGGCTCGAGAGACCCCGGATAGACCCCGCGCTAGCCCCCGCGCCTCCTCAAGCCGCCGGTGACAGACTAGCTGACCAGCTACAACAGGTATGTTACTTATACAAATTAGACATCATTTTATTggaattttatttgaaagattgtattttttacataattgtaaCAGTGTTTGACGGTGTATGATTAGTACcaataaatgtatctatctatctatagtgATGTATGGAGATGGTCCACTGGGTGGGCGACACGTTAAGCCGTGAGCCCAAGTTCGGGCGGCTGGAGAGAACCAGGGTAGACCCCGTCCTAGCTCTTGCACCACTTCAAGCAGTCGGTGACAGACTAGCCGACCAACTATATATGCATAGCTGGGCATCGTTAAtgaaatagttaacttcgataatcgttaatccgttacttaaaaagttaacttcgttaatcgttaaagcgatacatttcggtagatttaacggaagttaaagttaatcgataatccgttaacacgtcataaaaataggactccactgtaggtattatgtatttctatttactaagtatccaccaaaaaccattaaagcctgtgacgccaatcggtaaaaaaccgaaatgtaacaattacggtctcttcgggcttctaccgccgttggttgactaaatcctaggtttaacttcggattggtaattattgggtcattcatgcggtcgcgaacgtggtgcgtcggttcttcagattgagatgaCAACTCCATGCTgcgggccacgataacttggtagaggtagatgattgcactctattcccaggttagtgatcgatctagcacgcctcataagatttagaagatctcgaataagtgatccaaagccgccaattggtctttagactgtttataaccgacggatctgcttttaccgataacacctaggttttgccgtactacgggcttttacagtagcagtaagaaaGTGGTTTTcacggcgcagcgagccgcttgagctgctggattaacgattaacggacttggtgaaatttaacggaagttaacgaatccgttaacattttttaaggctaacttaaaagttaatccgttaatcgaaatattaacttcgttaattaacgattaacggattaacgagttaatgcgcagctatgtatatatgtatgttacaTGGTGATGTATGGAGCAATGAAGTGTATGGTGATGCATCTTTTAATGGGTAGACAACATGTAAAGTTGGGAGTCTACGTTTGGCCGGGTCAAGAGATGTAGAATAGAACCCGCACTAGCCCTGGGCCCTGGCACCACCCTTAGTCCTGTCACGTCACTGCAGATACGTTGTAGTGTCACACAGTGGTGCGTATGGATTATTTATCAGGTAGACGACACGTTAATTTGCGAGTCCACAATTAATTTTTAGTGAAAAGTGCCTCCCGCCGCGTCCTCAAGTCATCGAGACACTACAGAAAAATTTCACAAACAGTTTTTATATATGCGTAGTTATTTATTTGGGTATGATATCATTAGAAGCTAGGTTTATAAGGCTCGCTTCGGTATAATAATGTGTAGTGAAGATATCGATCTCGGTATTCTGTGTGCAGCTGCACGTCAAGCAGGAGGAGTGGCCCGCGCTGGGGCGGGGGCGCGCGCTCTCGTCCGCCCCCGCAGCCCCCGCAGCCCCCGCGACCCCCGCCACCCCCGCAGCCCCCGCGGCCCAGGAGGCAGACATGGACCCGCAGGAAAATGGTAATGGTCAGTTtatttaggcccacttgcaccaaccacttaactcagggttagtgggctggcatctgtcaaattccatataaaatggagggttaattCTTCTTTCTCGTTAGTGCGAGTGGccattaatgaatctacggttgtactcacgttattatatcgttATTGCTgtgacatgtttcgggccaattgtgGAGGCCCGTCTTCAAGCATATAGAAGTTCTcgcgacggctaaactccgATAACGTGAGTGCAAGCGTAGACTcattaaataatttttctactcccgtactgttattcgtgagttacaaggtcgtgcatagaactttaaaaccctacataaaagatgtcaggacaagtctatctagtctataccctgaaaacatttagtagcagtcgcacgatatagctgttttacagttcagtaaatacattgctaccaacttaacaaaccaattcgcagagtcgagactccttcgttttctgctgcgttcattggcgacgcgtcgaatcgcattcaaatgtatagaactcgattcaactcggctcgattcgtcttagtggccaggcttcaaagaaccataccatagacagttttattttcatgtttgcactcaaactgcatattcaaaatggtaggcggtccacctagataactaagatgactgaaagtaggtatttgttgaatttataattttctttcaaaataagtgcttggtcgtagaaaaagtattgtatgcaacggtgtttaactgagtcaaaaaatgctcgtggcgtctttattaacaattttcggcttcgcctcaaattgttacccacgccactcaccttttttgacctcttttaaccaccagttgcataaaatactataaatatgtCTCGCGAAAATTTAACGTCTACAATGGTTAGTTTCTCCACTTTAAATACGACCTGACCTGAAAATTGTTTACTTCGGACCAAttaaaacacacacactttacatACTTGTACTTTTACTTTTTATATACACTTTACAAAATAAGTCATACTAACCCTTAGTATTCTATCTAGTACATAAATACAACCACGcttatatcccataaaggggtagacggagacggagcacatgaaactactcaaatttcagtgccactcttgacaaagGGTTAAAAAATGATAACATTGCAGTGTGAGgttaccagcctctcgcctacccTCGCCAACCCGTACCCCACATTATAACATTGCAGTGTCAGgttaccagcctctcgcctacccTCGCCAACCCATACCCCACATTATAACATTGCAGTGTGAGgttaccagcctctcgcctacccTCGCCGACCCATACCCCACATTATAACATTGCAGTGTGAGgttaccagcctctcgcctacccTCGCCGACCCATACCCCACATTATAACATTGCAGTGTGAGgttaccagcctctcgcctacccTCGCCAACCCATACCCCACAGtcgacgggttaagaatttcaccatcccctttcttcccgtgggtgtatTCTATCTCGTTTAATGTGAATACAAacgtaacaattctacaatatTTGCTTCCTCTAGTATTAACTATCAATATTCACACAAGCAGTCAAACAAGTCTGCTGCCACCTAAACACAATACTTTCATATGTAATGCCGACAGCCGAACCCGTGGAGGAGCAAGACGACGGGATACCCACAGACATGGACGGGTTGCTGGAGTGGGCCCTGCTCGGCTTCCTCAAGCTGCACGCGAAAACTGTACAATTGCCACTACTCTCTAGTTTACTGTATAGGTAACccatctatatttttttttaaataaaaaatctgctTTACAACTAATTCCAAAAATTGGTATAAAGAAACACTAActttaaataacaaaattgaCTACCTTACTATTTGACATTAAACTTTCTAGTTACATTCAAAGTTTTCTaacgatgtttttttttcactaaaAAGTGACTAACTAGCAAATATATTATATCGTCCACTATCAATCCTTGAATGGTATACTATAACTTTTGCGAATCATAGTTACGACTTACGAGTACAATTTTGAACCAATGAAAATTACAAACTTTTGTATAgaatatattttaacattttatgaTCGAACATATTGAGGAATTGATGATACATATTTCAGGAATTATTTACTGCCGCTGTGTCCCCCCGATCGAACGATGGACGTCAAAAAGTCTTCCTACAAGAAAGTGGGGAAGTTCTTAGAAGCCATGCAAAAGGTAATTTCAGTTTGATCGCTTTAAATGCTTTGCttgaaaaatattgaaatttactttttttttgtatttttcacattttgagtaagtattattaaatcGATATGCATGCTGTTTGTGGACGGTTGAATAAGGAGAACATTTTGTATTATGTAACACCTGTAATCTGACCCTATTCACGCAAATAAGtaaatgatttatgattttATGATAGTGTTCtttaataatgttatgatatttCAGGAGGGCTACCTGCAAGTGCGCGAGATGGAGAAGGGCGTGGACGCCGTGACGGCGCTCAACCCGCTGCacccgcgcgcgcgcagccacgccccgcccccgcccccgcccccgccgGCCGAcgccgatgatgatgatggcgtGGAGTACACGCCGCCGCAGGTCAGGGAGATGTTCTCCGTCACTGCCGCCGTCTCTGACCTGCTGGCGCTCAAGTTAGttcaaatgtttaataaatatcaTACTAGATGGCGGTGATTTCTACATCACGCTAACAAATCTCAAGTTTTTCTGAACGTGTTACAGAAAGGGCTCGCTGCTGTCCTCGGCGGAGCTCCGCGCGCTGCTGACGGAGTACGTGACGGCGCGCGGGCTGCCCGCCGGCCGGGGCGGCGCCGTGCTGCTGGACGCCGCGCTCGCCAGGGCGCTGCAGGCGCACGAACAGGTGCGTTTGGATTTTGATCAATCTACTCAAAAATATCGGAGGAAAAGTACGACGAAGACCAGTTAGGGCAAGAACTCTTGTGTTTGGTCACATACCTCACCCTACCGGTCAGAGGAACATCTTTGCTTTTTGTGTTGGGACGCCTGGCCAGaaacaggcgggctgtcgatcacaTGATACGTCCTAAAGTTAGAGCTGCAGGTTACTACCCGGCTGCTTTCTcacacttctctcctcaaatcttctcGTTTTTCGcagaacagaaggacatctttGAGTTCGACGTCCTTGAGCTCGTCTTCTCTCAAACTGTCTCAGAACAGAAGAGACTATACCGAATGTATCAGATCGCGGTGccgcatttttatttttgaatccTTTTGGCCTACAAATTGAGTGTGTGTTGTCTACAGACAGTCTTATCGCGTAGACGATTGTTgtacattattaattaatttgaatttgggGACACTTTTGCTTTTTACATTGATTACCTAAATGGATCTGGAGTACCACAGCGCTAAAGAGTGCTAAAAAAAATTAGCTATAAACATTCGGTCTCAATCTATCCCAGGAAAGGAACTTCTCATTACCATGGAAGTTATTAAAGTGTGTTATTACCAGGAGACGGTGAAGTGGGACGCGCTGATGGCGGGCGTGCAGGCGAGGCTCACGGCCTGCACGGAGATGCGGTTCGCGGACGGGACGTCAACACTCACTAAAGCCAAGCTGGACCCCATCAAGATGCAGGTCGTCAACCGCAGCGGGAACAAAAAGGTATCTACATCTTGTTTGCCGTAATGTCTAACTCCGTACATCAAGATATAGTAAGTACTTAGTATGAATCAAAGAGGAtctagtattatagagagttactgtcgaagtaaaatgtgtaatcacagtgcatagactgctatctcttgacacaggcttaaaacttttgaacctcagtttcgacaatttggcccatattcttagcatgatatgttttaaaatgtcaaatattaatgcccgtgtggtgacgggttaagaatttcaccaccccctttcttcccttgggtgtcgtagaaggcgattaTGGGATATGggcttgtactattatatattctgtgatatgggttaaattgtg
The nucleotide sequence above comes from Leguminivora glycinivorella isolate SPB_JAAS2020 chromosome 18, LegGlyc_1.1, whole genome shotgun sequence. Encoded proteins:
- the LOC125235899 gene encoding eukaryotic translation initiation factor 2D, translated to MFAKPFKVKSNNSLKNSEKKHLVQRIVDEFPAATEEVAKELVPMKSSCSCVKVTAHSGEVADVYVVSGAALLLDVRGALLPTAAALWRARGLLPALTVHEPVLAKIQGGAPLYLPGVVIPTGGTGFPVFARGAAIAVRTTDNAAAGAVGRAALASGEMLMKVGGVCMEMVHWVGDTLSREPKFGRLERPRIDPALAPAPPQAAGDRLADQLQQLHVKQEEWPALGRGRALSSAPAAPAAQEADMDPQENAEPVEEQDDGIPTDMDGLLEWALLGFLKLHAKTVQLPLLSSLLYRNYLLPLCPPDRTMDVKKSSYKKVGKFLEAMQKEGYLQVREMEKGVDAVTALNPLHPRARSHAPPPPPPPPADADDDDGVEYTPPQVREMFSVTAAVSDLLALKKGSLLSSAELRALLTEYVTARGLPAGRGGAVLLDAALARALQAHEQETVKWDALMAGVQARLTACTEMRFADGTSTLTKAKLDPIKMQVVNRSGNKKVTLVSNLEAFGFTLPELARACQRGVAASCGVTRSPGSKFDQLMLQGDQQYYVARLLIEKYGLPKKFVEGADKALKKKKGS